The following proteins are encoded in a genomic region of Triticum dicoccoides isolate Atlit2015 ecotype Zavitan chromosome 1B, WEW_v2.0, whole genome shotgun sequence:
- the LOC119338941 gene encoding zinc finger protein ZAT9-like has protein sequence MDRHTCKLCFRRFQNGRALGGHMRSHVMAAAAAAPYSTPPPQQLSPPLSLASTSSTDTDGKPAQPKRLSWALREDPARSCKVGAPEFSGGCFGGITAAAGESSVVQDGESDTESPRGGAGFAVSRRRSKRARRRAPPPVPDPEPASTVSDSTQEEDVAMSLVMLSQDSWTRSRSEPEPRWASEAEQNNDGAKVFDEDEDGRNVVGEAYYVETAAAHVHPRARHQCGACKKVFRSYQALGGHRASVKKGKGGCVPPPAGKACRADAPIVHECPFCFRVFGSGQALGGHKRAHMPFGGALAASSPPAKCGDSFGSFDLNVPAAFDDDFELSAVYDAEFGSARQ, from the coding sequence ATGGACAGGCACACCTGCAAGCTCTGCTTCCGGAGGTTCCAGAATGGCCGTGCCCTGGGCGGCCACATGCGCTCCCATGTCATGGCGGCTGCCGCGGCTGCTCCGTACTCGACGCCGCCACCGCAGCAGCTGTCGCCGCCACTGTCCTTAGCATCCACCTCGtcgacggacacggatggtaagcCAGCTCAACCGAAGCGACTGTCCTGGGCCCTGCGTGAGGATCCCGCGAGAAGCTGCAAGGTAGGCGCGCCTGAATTCTCAGGCGGATGCTTCGGCGGGATCACCGCGGCGGCCGGCGAGTCGTCGGTCGTGCAGGACGGCGAGAGCGACACGGAGTCCCCGCGCGGTGGCGCGGGGTTCGCCGTGAGCCGACGGCGCTCCAAGCGGGCACGGCGGCGCGCGCCGCCGCCTGTGCCGGATCCCGAGCCGGCGAGCACCGTCTCCGATTCGACGCAGGAGGAGGACGTGGCCATGTCGCTCGTGATGCTGTCTCAGGACTCGTGGACGCGGTCCAGATCCGAGCCGGAGCCCCGCTGGGCCTCGGAGGCTGAGCAAAACAACGACGGCGCCAAGGTGTTCGACGAGGACGAGGACGGTCGCAACGTGGTCGGCGAGGCTTACTACGTCGAGACGGCGGCGGCGCACGTGCACCCACGCGCAAGGCACCAGTGCGGCGCATGCAAGAAGGTGTTCCGATCGTACCAGGCCCTCGGCGGCCACCGCGCCAGCGTCAAGAAAGGCAAGGGCGGCTGCGTGCCACCGCCGGCTGGCAAGGCCTGCCGCGCCGACGCCCCGATCGTCCACGAGTGTCCGTTCTGCTTCCGCGTGTTCGGCTCCGGCCAGGCCCTGGGCGGCCACAAGCGCGCGCACATGCCGTTCGGCGGCGCGCTCGCCGCCTCGTCGCCTCCGGCGAAATGCGGCGACAGCTTCGGGTCCTTCGATCTCAACGTGCCGGCCGCGTTCGACGACGACTTCGAGCTCTCCGCCGTGTACGACGCCGAGTTCGGCAGCGCCAGACAGTGA